The following are from one region of the Sulfurimicrobium lacus genome:
- the dsrA gene encoding dissimilatory-type sulfite reductase subunit alpha yields the protein MSEKKSDTPMLDELESGPWPSFVTGIKRLAEKNAIASGLLGQLEHSYQTKKGFWKGGTVGVFGYGGGVIPRFTELKDENDKPLFPDAAEFHTLRVQPPAGMHYDTKTLRQFADIWEQYGSGLIAFHGQSGDIMFQGITSANLQPAWEAINAMGFDLGGAGPALRTSMSCVGAARCEMSCFDEAKALRTVINSNLDDMHRPSLPYKFKFKFSGCPNDCVNSIQRSDMATIGTWRDNIQVNEALARDYLNTHGMKKLVNDVIRKCPTQAITLASKEDIQSGSSISSVAVDDENVLQIENHDCVRCMHCLNVMPGALLPGKDKGVTILAGGKGVLKIGATMGTVIIPFMKLETEEDFEKLQELSRNVLDFFAENALEHERTGEMIERIGLVNFIEGIGVEISPEMIAHPRSNPYVRMDEWDEEVEKWQQRASA from the coding sequence ATGAGCGAGAAAAAATCGGATACCCCCATGCTGGATGAGCTGGAATCCGGGCCCTGGCCCAGTTTCGTCACCGGGATCAAGCGACTGGCGGAGAAAAATGCCATCGCGTCGGGGCTGCTGGGGCAGCTGGAGCATTCCTACCAGACGAAAAAAGGCTTCTGGAAGGGCGGGACGGTCGGTGTGTTCGGCTACGGTGGCGGCGTGATCCCTCGCTTCACCGAGCTCAAGGACGAAAACGACAAACCCCTGTTCCCGGATGCGGCCGAATTCCATACGCTGCGGGTGCAGCCGCCGGCCGGAATGCATTACGACACGAAAACCTTGCGCCAGTTCGCCGATATCTGGGAGCAATACGGTTCCGGGCTGATCGCGTTCCACGGCCAGTCGGGCGACATCATGTTCCAGGGCATCACCAGCGCGAATCTCCAGCCCGCCTGGGAAGCCATCAATGCCATGGGCTTCGACCTGGGCGGAGCCGGGCCGGCCTTGCGCACGTCCATGTCGTGCGTCGGCGCCGCGCGCTGCGAGATGTCCTGTTTCGATGAGGCCAAGGCCTTGCGTACTGTCATCAACAGCAACCTGGACGACATGCATCGCCCGTCCCTGCCCTATAAATTCAAGTTCAAGTTTTCCGGTTGTCCGAACGATTGCGTGAATTCCATCCAGCGCTCGGACATGGCCACCATCGGCACCTGGCGGGACAATATCCAGGTCAATGAAGCGCTGGCACGCGACTACCTGAACACGCATGGCATGAAGAAGCTGGTCAACGACGTCATCAGGAAGTGCCCAACCCAGGCGATCACGCTGGCCAGCAAAGAGGATATTCAGTCAGGAAGCAGCATTTCCAGCGTGGCGGTGGACGACGAGAATGTCTTGCAGATCGAGAACCACGACTGCGTGCGCTGCATGCACTGCCTCAACGTCATGCCCGGCGCATTGCTGCCGGGAAAGGACAAGGGGGTGACCATCCTGGCGGGCGGGAAGGGCGTGCTGAAGATCGGCGCGACGATGGGGACCGTGATCATCCCTTTCATGAAGCTGGAAACGGAAGAGGACTTCGAGAAGCTGCAGGAGCTTTCCCGCAACGTGCTGGATTTCTTCGCCGAAAACGCGCTGGAGCACGAGCGTACCGGCGAGATGATCGAACGCATCGGGCTGGTGAATTTTATCGAAGGCATCGGCGTCGAGATCAGCCCGGAAATGATTGCCCACCCGAGATCGAATCCCTATGTCCGCATGGATGAGTGGGACGAGGAAGTGGAGAAGTGGCAACAGCGCGCTTCCGCGTAA
- a CDS encoding co-chaperone GroES: MKIRPLHDRVIVKRLEAEEKTASGIVLPGNAAEKPDMGLVQSVGEGKVLDNGTLRALSLKVGDKVIFGKYSGQSVKVDGEELLVMREEDVMGVIEG, encoded by the coding sequence ATGAAAATTCGTCCTTTGCACGACCGCGTGATCGTCAAGCGCCTGGAAGCCGAAGAAAAGACCGCTTCCGGTATCGTTCTGCCAGGCAATGCAGCCGAGAAGCCGGACATGGGTCTGGTTCAGTCCGTCGGCGAAGGCAAGGTGCTGGACAACGGTACGTTGCGCGCGCTGTCCCTGAAAGTGGGCGACAAGGTCATTTTCGGCAAATACTCCGGCCAGTCCGTCAAGGTGGACGGCGAAGAACTGCTGGTGATGCGCGAAGAAGACGTAATGGGCGTGATCGAAGGCTAA
- the groL gene encoding chaperonin GroEL (60 kDa chaperone family; promotes refolding of misfolded polypeptides especially under stressful conditions; forms two stacked rings of heptamers to form a barrel-shaped 14mer; ends can be capped by GroES; misfolded proteins enter the barrel where they are refolded when GroES binds): protein MAAKDVKFGDDVRHRMVAGVNILANAVKVTLGPKGRNVVLERSFGAPTITKDGVSVAKEIELKDRFENMGAQMVKEVASKTSDVAGDGTTTATVLAQAILKEGMKYVAAGMNPMDLKRGIDKAVAATVEELKKISKPCTTTKEIAQVGSISANSDASIGERIAEAMDKVGKEGVITVEDGSGLDDELEVVEGMQFDRGYLSPYFINNPDRQLALLENPFVLLHDKKISNIRDLLPVLEQVAKAGRPLLIIAEDVDGEALATLVVNNIRGILKTVAVKAPGFGDRRKAMLEDIAILTGGTVIAEEVGLTLEKAALTDLGQAKRIEVGKEETIIIDGHGDTANIEGRVKQIRKQIEESTSDYDREKLQERVAKMAGGVALIKVGAATEMEMKEKKARVEDALHATRAAVEEGIVAGGGVALLRARAAIAGLKGSNPEQDAGIKIVMRALEEPLRQIVANCGDEPSVVVNKVLEGKGNFGYNAGTGEYGDMVEMGVLDPTKVTRYALQNAASVSGLMLTTDCMVAELPKEESGGGMPGGMGGMGGMEGMM from the coding sequence ATGGCAGCTAAAGACGTTAAATTCGGCGATGACGTGCGTCATCGCATGGTGGCAGGTGTCAACATCCTGGCCAACGCAGTCAAGGTGACGCTCGGCCCCAAAGGCCGCAACGTGGTGCTGGAGCGCTCTTTCGGCGCCCCGACCATCACCAAGGACGGTGTGTCCGTGGCCAAGGAAATCGAGCTGAAAGACCGCTTCGAAAACATGGGCGCCCAGATGGTGAAGGAAGTGGCTTCCAAGACCTCCGATGTGGCCGGTGACGGTACCACCACTGCAACCGTGCTGGCTCAGGCCATCCTCAAGGAAGGCATGAAATACGTGGCTGCCGGCATGAATCCGATGGATCTGAAGCGCGGTATCGACAAGGCTGTCGCAGCTACCGTCGAAGAACTGAAGAAAATCTCCAAGCCTTGCACCACCACCAAGGAAATCGCTCAAGTGGGCAGCATTTCCGCCAACTCCGACGCATCCATCGGTGAGCGCATCGCCGAAGCGATGGACAAAGTGGGCAAGGAAGGCGTGATCACCGTGGAAGACGGTTCCGGCCTGGATGACGAACTCGAAGTCGTGGAAGGCATGCAGTTCGACCGCGGCTACCTTTCCCCGTACTTCATCAACAACCCGGACCGTCAACTCGCTTTGCTGGAAAATCCCTTCGTCCTGCTGCACGACAAGAAAATCTCCAACATCCGCGATCTGCTGCCGGTGCTGGAGCAAGTCGCCAAGGCCGGTCGTCCTCTGCTGATCATCGCTGAAGACGTGGACGGCGAAGCGCTGGCCACCCTGGTGGTGAACAACATCCGCGGTATCCTCAAGACCGTTGCCGTCAAGGCGCCGGGCTTCGGCGACCGCCGCAAGGCCATGCTGGAAGACATCGCTATCCTTACCGGCGGTACCGTGATCGCCGAAGAAGTAGGTCTGACCCTGGAAAAAGCCGCTCTGACCGATCTGGGCCAAGCCAAGCGCATCGAAGTGGGCAAGGAAGAGACCATCATCATCGACGGTCATGGCGACACCGCCAACATCGAAGGCCGCGTCAAGCAGATCCGCAAGCAGATCGAAGAGTCCACCAGCGATTACGACCGCGAGAAGTTGCAGGAACGCGTGGCCAAGATGGCTGGCGGCGTGGCATTGATCAAAGTCGGCGCTGCAACCGAAATGGAAATGAAAGAGAAGAAAGCCCGCGTGGAAGACGCGCTGCACGCTACCCGTGCAGCTGTCGAAGAAGGCATCGTTGCTGGCGGCGGCGTTGCCCTGCTGCGTGCACGTGCCGCGATTGCCGGGCTCAAGGGTTCCAACCCCGAGCAGGATGCAGGCATCAAGATCGTGATGCGCGCCTTGGAAGAGCCGCTGCGCCAGATCGTTGCCAACTGCGGTGACGAGCCTTCCGTAGTGGTCAACAAGGTGCTGGAAGGCAAGGGTAACTTCGGTTACAATGCCGGTACAGGTGAGTACGGCGACATGGTGGAAATGGGCGTGCTCGACCCCACCAAGGTAACCCGTTACGCGCTGCAGAACGCCGCTTCCGTATCCGGCCTGATGCTGACCACCGATTGCATGGTGGCCGAACTGCCGAAGGAAGAGTCGGGTGGTGGTATGCCTGGCGGCATGGGTGGAATGGGCGGCATGGAAGGCATGATGTAA
- the rpsU gene encoding 30S ribosomal protein S21 → MPSVRVKEGEPFDVALRRFRRTIERSGLLNELRAREFYEKPTAERKRKGAAAVKRHYKRLRSQMLPAKLY, encoded by the coding sequence ATGCCAAGTGTCCGCGTAAAAGAAGGTGAACCGTTTGACGTTGCACTGCGCCGTTTCCGCCGTACCATCGAGCGCTCCGGTCTGCTGAACGAACTGCGTGCCCGCGAGTTCTACGAGAAGCCCACCGCCGAACGCAAGCGCAAAGGCGCTGCTGCCGTGAAGCGTCATTACAAGCGCCTGCGCAGCCAGATGCTGCCGGCCAAGCTGTACTAA
- a CDS encoding GatB/YqeY domain-containing protein: MSLRLRITEDMKSAMRAKDAPRLGAIRLLQAAIKQREVDERIELDDAQVVAVIEKMLKQRRDSISQYEAAKRNDLADVEKFEVTVLQAYMPQALSDAEVEQLVVEAIATSGAAGVKDMGKVMAAVKPQVAGRADMGKVSALIKAKLGG, from the coding sequence ATGAGTTTGAGACTACGCATCACCGAAGACATGAAATCGGCGATGCGCGCCAAGGATGCGCCCCGTCTGGGTGCGATCCGTCTGCTCCAGGCTGCTATCAAGCAGCGTGAAGTGGACGAACGCATCGAGCTGGACGATGCGCAAGTGGTGGCGGTAATCGAAAAGATGCTCAAGCAGCGGCGCGATTCGATTTCTCAGTACGAAGCGGCGAAGCGCAATGACCTGGCGGATGTCGAAAAGTTTGAAGTGACGGTGCTTCAGGCTTACATGCCGCAGGCCTTGTCGGATGCCGAAGTCGAACAACTGGTGGTGGAGGCAATTGCCACGTCCGGTGCCGCCGGCGTCAAAGACATGGGCAAGGTGATGGCGGCGGTAAAGCCGCAAGTCGCCGGGCGCGCCGACATGGGCAAGGTTTCCGCCCTGATTAAGGCAAAACTGGGCGGTTGA
- the dnaG gene encoding DNA primase, whose translation MIPQSFIQDLLNRLDVVDVVERYVPLKKAGANYMACCPFHNEKSPSFSVSPTKQFYHCFGCGAHGTAISFVMEYQGLGFIEAVEELARSAGMTVPQEAGGEKSRPSQSTELAELMLQATRYYREQLKRAPQAIEYLKQRGLSGEIAARFGVGYAPAAWQNLVEIFHDYTSKTLVQAGLVIEGENGKRYDRFRDRIMFPILNQRGTVIGFGGRVLGQGEPKYLNSPETPLFEKGQELYGLYQARKAIREAGRVLVVEGYMDVVALAQHGIEYAVATLGTATTPTHVQKLLRQSDSVVFCFDGDTAGRKAAWRALENSLGQVVDGKNLSFLFLPQGEDPDSYVRSAGKAGFEELLAEAVPFSQFLLRELTAQVDMQTQEGRARLLQLARPLLQQVAAPALGLMLRKRLAELAGISQAELEDLYQIQPIRKPAKALPRLKRNPPSLVRQMLQFLLVRPQLAQGVVFESKGREGDELTLAALLEFLSAHPHIKDAAPLIEHFRGTAHDARIRDAAAEVMQWEDRLGTEEIEQEFAGALAQLKWQAKQKEIDTLLALSRAQGLTAAQKEQLQQLLLRKE comes from the coding sequence ATGATTCCTCAGTCTTTCATTCAGGATCTGCTGAATCGCCTCGACGTCGTGGATGTGGTGGAACGCTATGTTCCGCTCAAGAAAGCCGGCGCCAATTACATGGCCTGCTGCCCCTTCCACAACGAAAAATCGCCTTCCTTTAGTGTCAGTCCCACCAAGCAGTTTTATCACTGCTTCGGTTGCGGCGCGCACGGCACCGCCATCAGCTTCGTCATGGAGTACCAGGGGTTGGGCTTCATCGAGGCTGTTGAGGAACTGGCGCGCAGCGCGGGGATGACGGTCCCGCAGGAAGCCGGCGGGGAAAAGTCGCGTCCCTCGCAAAGCACGGAACTGGCCGAGCTCATGCTGCAGGCCACGCGCTACTACCGCGAACAGCTCAAGCGTGCACCCCAGGCGATCGAGTACCTAAAGCAGCGCGGCCTTTCGGGCGAGATCGCGGCGCGCTTCGGCGTGGGCTATGCGCCGGCTGCCTGGCAGAACCTGGTAGAGATTTTTCACGATTACACCTCGAAAACCCTGGTTCAGGCGGGTTTGGTCATAGAGGGCGAAAACGGCAAGCGCTATGACCGCTTCCGTGATCGCATCATGTTTCCCATCCTCAACCAGCGCGGCACGGTGATCGGTTTCGGTGGTCGCGTGCTGGGGCAGGGCGAGCCCAAATATCTCAACTCGCCGGAAACTCCCCTGTTCGAAAAAGGTCAGGAACTGTATGGCCTGTACCAGGCGCGCAAGGCGATCCGCGAGGCGGGCCGGGTGCTGGTGGTGGAGGGCTACATGGACGTGGTGGCCCTGGCGCAGCACGGTATCGAATACGCGGTGGCCACGCTGGGAACGGCGACCACGCCAACCCACGTGCAGAAATTGCTGCGCCAGAGCGACAGCGTGGTGTTCTGTTTCGATGGCGACACCGCAGGGCGCAAGGCAGCCTGGCGCGCACTGGAAAACAGCCTCGGGCAGGTGGTGGACGGCAAGAACCTGAGCTTTCTTTTCTTGCCCCAGGGCGAAGACCCCGATTCCTATGTGCGCAGCGCGGGCAAGGCGGGTTTCGAGGAGCTATTGGCGGAGGCGGTGCCGTTTTCGCAGTTTTTGCTGCGCGAATTGACGGCCCAGGTGGACATGCAGACCCAGGAAGGACGGGCGCGCCTGCTCCAGTTGGCGCGCCCGTTGCTGCAGCAAGTGGCTGCGCCCGCCCTGGGCCTGATGCTGCGCAAGCGCCTGGCGGAGCTGGCGGGTATTTCCCAGGCGGAACTGGAAGACCTGTACCAGATTCAGCCGATACGGAAGCCGGCCAAAGCGTTGCCCAGGCTCAAGCGGAATCCACCTTCCCTGGTGCGTCAGATGCTCCAGTTTTTGCTGGTTCGGCCGCAATTGGCGCAGGGTGTGGTGTTCGAGAGCAAAGGTCGCGAAGGAGATGAATTAACGCTTGCCGCGTTGCTTGAATTTCTTTCCGCGCACCCGCACATAAAGGATGCGGCGCCGCTCATCGAGCATTTTCGTGGTACCGCCCATGACGCCCGGATTCGCGATGCCGCGGCGGAAGTCATGCAGTGGGAAGACCGCCTTGGCACGGAAGAAATCGAACAGGAATTTGCCGGCGCCCTGGCGCAGTTGAAGTGGCAGGCGAAGCAAAAGGAAATCGATACGTTGCTCGCCCTGTCGCGCGCCCAGGGGTTGACGGCGGCGCAAAAAGAGCAGCTGCAGCAGTTGTTGTTGCGCAAGGAATGA
- the rpoD gene encoding RNA polymerase sigma factor RpoD gives MATENGKMDDRVNDADARRMRLKNLIVLGKERGYLTYAEINDHLPDDMLDAEQIEGVISMIGDMGIAVYDEAPDAETLLMSDATPAVADEDAVEEAEAALSTVDSEFGRTTDPVRMYMREMGTVDLLTREGEIEIAKRIEDGLKHMVQAISACPTTIAEILRLAEMIERDELRVDELVDGLINGQSADEFSEEMAAAEEAEPEAEISEEEAEAAGAAIAAANLAQLKADALERFAVIREAFDKMMQALQKKGPRSKAYMEVQEQISNELMGIRFSVKQVEALCDGLRGLVEEVRGHERSIMDLCVTKGGMPRPHFIQVFPGNESNLDWVVGEIGSGKPYSEKLGRFQHAVVDQQQRLTDVQTKVGIPLKDLKEINRQMSTGEAKARRAKREMIEANLRLVISIAKKYTNRGLQFLDLIQEGNIGLMKAVDKFEYRRGYKFSTYATWWIRQAITRSIADQARTIRIPVHMIETINKMNRISRQILQETGQEADPALLAEKMEMPEEKIRKILKISKEPISMETPIGDDEDSHLGDFIEDVSTLAPADAAMYASLREATKEVLESLTPREAKVLRMRFGIEMNTDHTLEEVGKQFDVTRERIRQIEAKALRKLRHPSRSERLRSFLDNEG, from the coding sequence ATGGCGACGGAAAATGGAAAGATGGATGACCGCGTGAATGACGCAGACGCGCGGCGCATGCGCCTGAAAAATCTGATCGTGCTGGGTAAGGAGCGTGGCTACCTGACCTATGCAGAGATCAACGACCACCTGCCGGACGATATGCTCGACGCTGAGCAGATCGAGGGCGTGATCAGCATGATCGGCGACATGGGCATCGCGGTATACGACGAGGCGCCGGATGCTGAAACCCTGCTGATGTCCGATGCGACGCCCGCCGTGGCCGACGAGGATGCGGTGGAAGAAGCCGAGGCGGCACTCTCCACGGTGGACTCCGAATTCGGACGCACCACCGACCCGGTGCGCATGTATATGCGCGAAATGGGCACGGTCGACCTGCTCACGCGCGAAGGCGAAATCGAGATTGCCAAGCGCATCGAAGATGGCCTGAAACACATGGTGCAGGCTATTTCCGCCTGTCCCACCACGATCGCCGAAATCCTGCGACTGGCCGAGATGATCGAGCGCGACGAGCTGCGTGTCGACGAACTGGTCGACGGCCTGATCAACGGTCAGAGCGCGGATGAATTCAGCGAGGAAATGGCTGCCGCGGAAGAGGCGGAGCCTGAAGCCGAAATCAGCGAGGAAGAAGCCGAAGCCGCAGGCGCCGCAATCGCCGCCGCCAACCTGGCGCAACTCAAGGCCGACGCCCTGGAGCGCTTTGCCGTGATCCGCGAAGCCTTCGACAAAATGATGCAAGCGCTGCAGAAAAAAGGCCCGCGCAGCAAAGCTTACATGGAAGTTCAAGAGCAGATTTCCAACGAGTTGATGGGCATCCGCTTCTCCGTCAAGCAGGTGGAAGCGCTGTGCGACGGCCTGCGCGGCCTGGTGGAAGAAGTGCGCGGTCACGAGCGCAGCATCATGGATCTGTGCGTGACCAAGGGCGGCATGCCGCGCCCGCACTTCATTCAGGTGTTCCCCGGCAACGAAAGCAACCTTGACTGGGTGGTGGGGGAAATTGGCTCCGGCAAACCCTATAGTGAAAAACTCGGCCGCTTCCAGCATGCCGTCGTCGACCAGCAGCAGCGTCTGACGGATGTGCAGACCAAGGTCGGCATCCCGCTCAAGGATCTGAAAGAAATCAATCGCCAGATGTCCACCGGCGAAGCCAAGGCGCGCCGCGCCAAGCGCGAGATGATCGAGGCCAACCTGCGCCTGGTGATCTCTATCGCCAAGAAATACACCAATCGCGGCCTGCAGTTCCTCGACCTGATTCAGGAAGGCAACATCGGTCTGATGAAGGCCGTGGACAAGTTCGAATACCGCCGCGGCTACAAGTTCTCCACCTATGCTACATGGTGGATTCGCCAGGCCATTACCCGCTCCATCGCCGATCAGGCGCGCACCATCCGCATTCCGGTGCACATGATCGAAACCATCAACAAGATGAACCGCATCTCGCGCCAGATCCTGCAGGAGACCGGGCAGGAAGCCGATCCCGCGCTGCTGGCCGAGAAGATGGAAATGCCGGAAGAGAAAATCCGCAAAATCCTCAAGATTTCCAAGGAGCCGATTTCCATGGAAACGCCGATCGGCGACGACGAGGATTCCCACTTGGGCGACTTCATCGAGGACGTTTCCACCCTGGCCCCGGCCGATGCCGCGATGTACGCCAGCCTGCGAGAAGCCACCAAGGAAGTGCTGGAGTCGCTGACGCCGCGCGAAGCCAAAGTGTTGCGCATGCGCTTCGGCATCGAGATGAACACCGATCACACCCTGGAAGAAGTCGGCAAGCAGTTCGACGTCACGCGCGAGCGTATTCGTCAGATTGAAGCCAAGGCGCTGCGCAAGTTGCGTCACCCTTCCCGTTCCGAGCGGTTGCGCAGCTTCCTGGACAACGAGGGTTAA
- a CDS encoding HU family DNA-binding protein produces MNKSELIDSVAGKTGVSKAKTAEVLDALMATVKESMAKSEPVQLIGFGTFEVTERAAREGRNPATGAAMKIAAKKVVKFKVGKALADVVAAAKPAKKK; encoded by the coding sequence ATGAATAAAAGCGAACTGATCGATTCCGTTGCAGGCAAGACCGGTGTTTCCAAAGCCAAAACCGCCGAAGTGCTGGATGCGCTGATGGCTACGGTCAAGGAAAGCATGGCCAAGAGCGAGCCAGTGCAACTGATCGGTTTCGGCACTTTCGAAGTGACCGAGCGTGCTGCGCGCGAAGGCCGCAACCCGGCGACCGGTGCAGCGATGAAGATCGCCGCCAAGAAAGTGGTTAAGTTCAAGGTCGGCAAGGCGCTGGCCGATGTTGTTGCCGCTGCGAAGCCCGCCAAGAAGAAGTAA
- a CDS encoding NADP(H)-dependent aldo-keto reductase encodes MRYRQLGSSDLQVSEICLGTMTYGEQNSAEDARSQLDYAVAHGVNFIDTAEMYPVPPRAGTQGLTEQYVGRWLKGVARDKLILATKVAGPARGYDWMRGGPRITRRHIEEAVDASLKRLQTDYIDLYQIHWPDRNVPMFGQTAYDPHAERESTPIAEQLAVFADLIKAGKIRHVGLSNETPWGVCQFIRASEQAGLPRVISIQNAYSLINRTYEFGLAEIGQREKVGLLAYSPLGFGVLSGKYLTPSGSGRISLFPGFGQRYGKPNVNEAVQAYAELARKAGKAPATLALAFVRSKWFVASTIIGATTMEQLKENIGSAEVELGADVLREIEAIHARYPNPAP; translated from the coding sequence GTGAGATATCGCCAACTGGGCAGCAGCGACCTGCAGGTCTCCGAAATCTGCCTCGGCACGATGACCTACGGCGAGCAGAACAGCGCCGAGGACGCTCGCAGCCAGCTGGATTATGCCGTCGCACACGGCGTCAACTTCATCGACACCGCGGAAATGTACCCCGTGCCGCCGCGCGCCGGCACCCAGGGGCTGACCGAACAGTACGTCGGCCGCTGGCTGAAAGGCGTGGCGCGCGACAAACTGATCCTCGCCACCAAGGTGGCCGGACCGGCCCGCGGCTACGACTGGATGCGGGGCGGGCCGAGAATCACGCGGCGACATATCGAGGAAGCCGTGGACGCCAGCCTGAAACGGCTGCAGACGGACTACATCGACCTGTACCAGATTCACTGGCCGGACCGCAATGTGCCGATGTTCGGCCAGACCGCCTATGACCCGCACGCGGAACGGGAAAGTACGCCCATCGCCGAGCAACTGGCCGTCTTTGCCGACCTGATCAAGGCCGGCAAGATCAGGCACGTCGGCCTGAGCAACGAAACCCCGTGGGGCGTGTGCCAGTTCATCCGCGCCTCGGAGCAGGCCGGCCTGCCGCGCGTGATTTCGATCCAGAACGCGTACAGCCTCATCAACCGGACCTACGAGTTCGGGCTGGCGGAGATCGGCCAGCGCGAGAAAGTCGGGCTGCTGGCCTACAGCCCGCTTGGTTTCGGCGTGCTTTCCGGCAAGTACCTGACCCCATCCGGCAGCGGGCGCATCAGCCTGTTTCCCGGCTTCGGGCAACGCTATGGCAAGCCCAACGTCAACGAGGCGGTGCAGGCTTACGCCGAACTGGCCCGCAAGGCCGGCAAGGCGCCCGCGACCCTGGCCCTCGCCTTCGTGCGCAGCAAGTGGTTCGTGGCCAGCACTATCATCGGCGCCACCACCATGGAACAGCTCAAAGAAAACATCGGCAGTGCGGAAGTAGAACTGGGTGCGGATGTGCTGCGGGAAATCGAGGCGATCCACGCACGCTATCCGAACCCTGCGCCTTAG
- a CDS encoding class I SAM-dependent methyltransferase, whose translation MMISNPLANLVCDERDVYEQLLPLQGADILELGCGKAEKTRAISQSGKARSITALEVDEIQHAANLHSNDLANVSFALGGAEAIPAADESFDVVLMFKSLHHVPVAQMDRAMAEIRRVLRPGGMAYISEPVFAGEFNEILRLFHDEEAVREAAFSAVERAVAAGRFELVSETFFSTPTRFETFEQFEERILKVTHTEHRLSPDLYRRVREQFMRHMTPHGADFETPLRVDLLRKA comes from the coding sequence ATGATGATTTCCAATCCGCTGGCGAACCTCGTCTGCGACGAACGCGACGTTTACGAGCAGTTGCTCCCGCTTCAAGGCGCAGACATCCTTGAACTCGGCTGCGGCAAGGCGGAGAAAACCCGTGCGATCAGCCAGAGCGGGAAAGCGCGCTCGATTACCGCCCTGGAGGTGGATGAAATCCAGCACGCCGCGAATCTTCACAGCAACGACCTTGCCAACGTGAGCTTCGCTCTTGGCGGCGCGGAAGCGATTCCCGCCGCGGACGAATCCTTCGACGTCGTGCTGATGTTCAAGTCCCTGCACCACGTACCGGTAGCGCAGATGGATCGCGCCATGGCCGAAATCCGCCGGGTATTGAGGCCCGGCGGGATGGCGTATATTTCTGAACCGGTCTTCGCGGGGGAGTTCAACGAAATCCTGCGTCTCTTCCACGACGAGGAAGCGGTGCGCGAGGCCGCTTTTTCAGCCGTAGAACGCGCCGTGGCCGCAGGCAGATTCGAGCTGGTGAGCGAGACATTCTTCAGCACGCCTACCCGTTTCGAAACTTTCGAGCAGTTCGAGGAACGAATCCTCAAGGTCACCCACACCGAGCACCGACTCTCGCCCGACTTGTACCGGCGGGTGCGCGAACAGTTCATGCGCCACATGACGCCGCACGGCGCGGATTTCGAGACGCCGCTACGCGTCGACCTGTTGCGCAAGGCGTAG
- a CDS encoding phage holin family protein: MLNNLFEFLAHWGIAALSLWLVSFMFHGITFSNKQSLFVAALLLGFANAIVRPIFILLTFPLTLITFGFFLLVINALMLLLVSALVEGFKVSGFWTAFFASIMIAIFSFLIGLFIFQSGGHPLLIPTQHGVMV; encoded by the coding sequence ATGCTGAACAATCTGTTCGAATTTCTCGCCCACTGGGGGATCGCTGCCCTTTCTCTGTGGCTGGTGAGCTTCATGTTTCACGGCATCACGTTCTCCAACAAGCAATCGCTCTTTGTCGCGGCCTTACTGCTCGGTTTCGCCAATGCGATCGTACGGCCGATATTCATTCTGCTGACTTTTCCGCTCACCCTCATCACTTTCGGATTTTTCCTGCTGGTGATCAATGCATTGATGTTGCTGCTGGTGTCCGCGCTGGTCGAGGGGTTCAAGGTGTCCGGCTTCTGGACGGCCTTTTTCGCCAGCATCATGATCGCCATTTTCAGCTTCCTGATCGGGCTGTTCATATTCCAGTCGGGCGGCCACCCGCTCCTAATACCGACGCAGCACGGCGTAATGGTTTAA